Part of the Halorhabdus utahensis DSM 12940 genome, GCACTCCGGTATACGCCCGGGTGTGAGGACGCTTTCCGGGCGGAACTCGACACCGAGGGGGTCCGGGTGGAAGAGCGATGATCGCTGTCCCAATTCCGGGTGGTGAGTCCGCGTGACGACGATCCTCAAACTCGGGGGCAGCGTCATCACGGAGAAGGACACCCCCGAGACCGTCGATAGCGAGGCGCTCGCGGCGGCGGCCGAGGCCATCGGGACGGCCGATGTCGAGGATCTCGTGGTCGTCCACGGCGGCGGCAGCTTCGGCCACCACCACGCCGAGGCCCACGGCGTCACCGCCACGCAGGGGTCTCAGGACGCAACGGGTGTCTACGCGATCCACGACGCGATGGGCCGCCTCGACGACCACGTGATCGAGGCGCTCCAGGGTGCCGGCGTGCCGGCGGTCCCGGTCCACCCGTTCTCGGTGGCTTCCCGGGATGCGGACGGTGAAACGACGCTACCGACGGACACGATCGAGCGGCTGCGAGCCGAGGGGTTCGTCCCCGTGCTCTTCGGTGACGTGGTCGTCCAGGCCGGCGCGGGCGCGACGATCCTGAGCGGCGACGAGATCGTCGTGCTCCTCGCGCGCTCGCTCGCGGCCGACCGGATCGGTCTCTGCTCGGGCGTGCCGGGCGTCCTCGACGAGTCGGGGGCGGTGATCGACCGGATCGCGGACTTTTCGGCTGTGGCCGAGGCCCTCGGCGGGAGCGAGGCGACCGACGTCACCGGCGGCATGGCCGGGAAAGTCCGAGCGTTGCTTGAAGTGGGGACGCCGGCGTCGATCTTCGGGCCCGGCGATCTGTCGGCGTTTCTGGCCGGCGAGAATCCGGGCACGCTCATCGAGTGAGTGACGGTTCGCCAGGGATCTCGATCGAGTGAGGTACCGCGACTGCTCGGCGAGTGATTCCCCGAAATTTACTTCCCTCCGGTTTGCGTTGGCCCCGACATGGCAGCAATCACCTTCAAAGAGAGTCTGGGCCACTGGGCGCGACTGTTCGGGTATTTCCTGGCAGTCGCCATCGTCGGCGGAGCGGTTGCCGGCGGTGGGCTCGTCCTCCTCCGCGACGTCCCCGGGTGGATGCCCGGCGGGCAGGCACCCGACGTCGGGGTAAAACTCATCGCCGGCGCGGGACTGCTCGCGGTTGGCGCGTTGATCCTGCTGGCCGGGTTCCTGACGATTGTCCTCGTCGTCGTCGCCGAGGGCGTTCGGCTCGGTATCGATGCCGCACGTGACGAACCCGAGGACACAAGCGAGACGGATGACGAGCCAGCCGAGCGACCCGTGCCCGATCCTGCCGAACGGTACCGTGCCCGGCGACGGGTCATGCGCGCTCCCGCGCGAGAACAACCCGAAGGACCTCGGCGGCGAGACCGTGTGCAGTCTCAACCAACTGAGAGACCGACTGGCCAACGACAGGCGGCATCCGACCGAAGCACACCCACGGAAGCCGACGAGGATGACTGGATTCAGGAAGTCCAACGCGACCTGCAAGACCAAGCGGGTCCCGAAACGACCCGGGCCACGTCTTCGGACGCGGAACGCCCCTCCCGCGATGAGACGGGGCCGGCAAGTCAGCCAGCAGGGGGACCCACGCCAGCAGAGGACGGACCTGCACCCCAGTCCGACGACCGGCCACGTCCGGACCCCGAAGGTGAGGACTCCTCGCCAGGGGACCCTGAGGCGGCTGCCGACGACTGGATCGGTGCCGACGAGATCGATTCGGAATCGACCGACGAGGCCGAGACCGAAGACCCGACCGGGACAGTCGACGAAGAGGGCCCGTCGGTGACGGACGAACCCGATGGGTCGGCAGCCTCGCCGGTCGAGGAGACGGACGTGTCTGCCGAAAGCGTGGCATCGCCCGGTGATGCGGGCGAGGAGCCGGACTTCCTGGCCGGTGCGGACACACCCGCCGAGACGGATACCACGGGTGGGGAGACCGGCACCGACGCGTCGGCTGACATCGACTTCCCGACGGCCGAGGGTGACGAGTCGGAAGCGACTGTCGAATCCGATTCGACCACCGGGGAAGACGATCCGCTTGCCCCGGACGATTTCGAGCCCGCTGAGTCCACCGAAGCGTCGGGGTCCGAACCCGACGAAGCGCCCACTGGATGGCCAGCCGAGGCGACGGACGAACCCGAAAGCGTGTCAACCAGTGAGTCGGCGGACCCAACGGATGAACCCGAAAGCGTGCCAACCAGTGAGTCGGCGGACCCAACGGACGAATCCGACGAACCGTCGTCCGAGTCCGCCGAGAGCGAGGACGACGAGCAGTAACTGCGGCGCTGGCCGCAACCCGCACGGTTTTTACCGCCACGCCGCATAGAGCCTCATAACCGAGCGCTCGGCCGCCCGATCGGAACCGGCGGCCGACGGATGGACGTCGAACGCGACCGTCGCGACGGCGTCGGGCACCACGTGCCCACGTCGTCGCCCGGACTGCGAGCCAGCGGCCGAACGGTGGCTCACAGTCCAGTCGGTCCGGTCTTCCGGACGGCGGTCGACGCCGCTTGCAGCTGCGATCGACAGTGCGGTGCTGTCGGCCGTTGCGGCTTCCGTCGGGTGGCCCACTCGGAGGCACAACTATGGAAATCGAGATTGCCACCATCGGCGGCTACGAGGAAGTGGGACGACAGATGACTGCGGTGCGGGCGGGCGACGACGTCGTGATCTTCGACATGGGCCTGAACCTCTCGAAGGTCCTGATCCACGACAACGTCGAGACCGAGCGGATGCACAGCCTGGACCTGATCGACATGGGCGCGATCCCGGACGATCGCGTCATGAGCGAGATCGAGGGTGACGTCAAGGCCATCGTGCCGACACACGGCCACCTCGATCACATCGGCGCGATCAGCAAGCTCGCCCATCGCTACGACGCCCCGATCATGGCGACGCCCTTTACGATCGAACTCGTCAAACAGCAGATCCAGGGCGAGGAGAAGTTCGGCGTCGAGAACGACCTCGTGAAGATGGACGCCGGCGCGACGACGTCGATCGGCGACGACGGCGTCGAACTCGAGTTCGTCAACGTAACTCACTCGATCATCGACGCGATCAACCCCGTCCTGCACACGCCCGAGGGTGCGATCGTCTACGGGCTGGACAAGCGCATGGACCACGATCCGGTCGTCGGCGACCCGATCGACATGGACCGGTTCCGCGAGATCGGCGAGGAGGGCGTCCTCTGTTACATCGAGGACTGTACGAACGCCGGCAAGAAGGGGCGAACGCCGAGTGAGTCCGTCGCTCGAAAACACCTCAAGGACGTCATGTACAGCATGGAGGACTACGACGGCGGCATCGTCGCGACGACGTTCTCCTCTCACATCGCCCGCGTGAAGAGTCTCGTCGAGTTCGCCGACGACATCGGTCGCCAGCCGGTCCTGCTGGGTCGCTCGATGGAGAAGTACTCCGGGACGGCCGAACGACTCGACTTCGTCGAGTTCCCCGAGGATCTGGGGATGTACGGTCACCGCAAATCCGTCGACCGCACGTTCAAGCGGATCATGAGCGAGGGCAAGGAGAACTTCCTCCCGATCGTCACCGGCCACCAAGGCGAACCCCGCGCGATGCTCACCCGGATGGGCCGTGGCGACACGCCCTACGAACTCGAAGAAGGTGACAAGGTCATCTTCTCGGCCCGCGTCATCCCGGAGCCGACCAACGAGGGTCAGCGCTACCAGAGCGAGACGCTACTGAAGATGCAGGGCGCCCGCATCTACGACGAGGTCCACGTCTCGGGTCACCTCAACCGCGAGGGCCACTACGAGATGCTCAACACACTCGAACCCGAACACATCATCCCGGCCCACCAGAGCATGGGTGGGTTCGCGCCGTACGTCGAACTCGCCGAGAGCGAGGGCTACGAGCTCGGCGAGGACCTGCACGTCACGCGAAACGGTAACGTGATCACGCTGGTCGAATAATCCGTTTCCGATGACGGATACTGTCGACTCGCAGGCGGTCATGGAGGCGATCGAGTGGCGACGCGGGCAGGTCAACGACGCGATTCCCGAGAACCTCCCGGTCGTCGAGCCCAAGAAGCTCTATGAGGCCTCGCGGTACCTGCTGGACGCCGGCGGCAAGCGACTCCGGCCGACGATCCTGCTGCTCGTAGCCGAGTCGATCGCCGACGTCCTCCCGCGGAGCGAGCCGTATCGAGAGTTCCCGGCCGCCGAGGGCCCAATCGACATGATGTCCGCCGCGGTGAGCATCGAGATCATCCAGTCGTTTACGCTCATCCACGACGACATCATGGACGACGACGACATGCGCCGGGGCGTCCCGGCCGTCCACCGGGAGTTCGACCTCTCAACGGCGATCCTGGCGGGTGACACTCTTTATGCGAAGGCCTTCGAGAACATGCTCGAAACCGGCTCGACCGGCGACCGCTCGGTCCGGGCGCTGTCGGAACTCGCGACGACCTGTACCCAGATCTGTGAGGGCCAGTCGATGGACATCGAGTTCGAGACCGACGAGACGGTCACGACCGAGGACTATCTGGAGATGGTCGAACTCAAGACGGCGGTGCTTTACGCCGCCGCGGCGTCGATCCCGCCGATCCTCATGGGCGAGGACGACTACGTCGATCCGCTCTACCAGTACGGCCTCAACATCGGCCGGGGCTTCCAGATCCAGGACGACCTGCTGGATCTGACGACGCCGAGCGAGAAACTCGGCAAGCAACGGGGCAGCGACCTCGTCGAGAACAAGCGGACGATCATCACCGTCCACGCCCGCAATCAGGGCGTCGACGTCGAAAATCTCGTCCCGACCGACGACGTCGACGCCGTCGACGAGGCGACCATCGACGAGGCCGTTGCCGAGCTAGAGGAAGCCGGCAGCATCGACTTCGCCCGCGAGACGGCCGAGGGACTCATCAGGGACGGCAAGCGGAACCTCGAAGTGCTCCCCGACAACGAGTCCCGGGATCTGTTGGAAGGCATCGCCGACTTCCTGATCGAACGCGAGTACTGAGTGGGCCCCATTCGGCGACTCGTTTCAACGTCTTTTGACGATCTTGGGTGCGTGCGTGGGCTGAGTATTGGTCTTTGCAGGTACTGCATAACGAATCGATCGCGGATGCAAATACTTCGCCAACTACTAATTTTGAAATACACTTTCAGTAAATATTAACTACTCTTGCTTATCATAGCTGTCGTATGAGTCCACGGGCAGGGAACAATCAGACGGTTGATGTATTATTATCAGATATCCGAAATAACACCGCTGCGAAGGATGGAATCGACGCTTCGACGGACCTTCTCGATTTCGCCCAATCGAATCCACAAACGATTGTCAAAAACGCAGGTCCGATTCTATCATTGATCGATGATGGTGATTTTGAGACATCGTCGGGGATCATCTGGAGTAACGTCTTGGACGCGCTGTACGTGGGAATCGAACAAGAGGGACCCAGTGGCATCCCGGCTCGTCGACTCGTTCGGGTCTGTTGTCATTCACTTAACGGGCCACATGATGAGAAACTTCTCGACATTCTCGGAACAATACTGGAACAAGCGGATCACGAGTCAGAAGTACGGGACCAAACGATAGCGACGTTAGAAGACTGCCTCGATATTGAGTACTCACTCGATGGCTCGACCGGAGATTATGTATGCAAACTGTTCCGCATGACCGATTCATCGATACAGTCATTTGCGGGAACTAACTCTCGGGATGATGTATATAATATCGCCGTATCTATCATGGTCGTTGGAAAACTCTCAAGCCAATCAGTAACACGACGAATCGAACCCGCTTCGTCTTCGCCAGATACCGTTCCGGGCATCGCGGGCATACTTGAGGTAGTCTCCGGTGACGAAATCGACCAGGAGGCTACAGCGGATATCAGGGCCGACCTCGAAGCGGAATTTGTTGAGCACATTTCGGGCAATCAAATCCTGGAAGAGATATTCGGCTCTGGAGAAACTCAACAATCACAAACGAAGATCGAAGCGCAGACAGGCGGAATGACAGAATCGACAAGCGACAGTCAAACAGAGCGGTCTAGCACTCATCTTTCGGACGACCACTTCACCGGCGGTTCTCCATCGAACATTCCGGACAGACTGTCGAATGAGATTGATCCCATACAAGAGATATCGAATACCGTCTCAGAGAGAGGAGTTGTCTGGCACTACACTGCGACTCTCGCTTCGACACGAACAAGCGCTGATCACCGCCACATGGTCAGTACGCTCAATCCCGAGTATGTCGATGATGACGATCTCATTGAAGCGTTTTCGGAAGGCGCAACGCGGTGGGCCGGAATCAGTCAAAACCCACAGATATCTACTGTCTTCGATTGGGATGAGACACCCAGACCGTGGATTATCTACGAGGGCGGAACAAGTGGACTCGAGGACCACATCGATGACCTGCCGGAAGCTGATAAGATTCAGGTGCTCACGTCAATCTTTGAGGGATTGTATACCGGCTCGCTATACAATATCCCACACGCCTCGCTTTCGCCGGATACTATCGTATTGAATGATGTCAATCAGTCACTCGAGCCATTGCTGACGGATTGGGGTCTGACTCCCCAAATACGGAATCTCACTGAAAGTGAATTCATCTCACAATATACTGCCCCCGAACAACTCAACGGGAACATGTCCGAAACGACCGTCGTGTATCGCGCTGGAATGCTAGCGTTCCGTATATTGACCGGCCGGCATCCGTTCGAGAACACGAATAATCTTCGCGCCAAAATACGAAATTCAGAAATTCCGGACCCATCAGCCGTCGCTGCTGTTCCGAACTCCTTGGATCCGGTGATACGTACGGCCGTCGCGGCTGATCCGACCGAGCGATATCAGTCCGTTTCTGATTTACGGAGGAATATCATTGGCACATATTGACATCTATCTAATCAGTTGTTCAGTTGTGATTAAGCGAAGAGTAACTGATATATATTAGGCGCCTGATTGCACTTCTGACGAACATGAACCTGCCCGATCGGATTTTCGCAGTTGGCGGTGCCGGTAAAGAAATCACTCTCCGATTACTGGAGGCGAATTGGGTTCTTGAGGACATTCTCAAACCACGACCGAACCCTCATTCAGTAACTGTCACCGTCATCGATACTGCCGAGGGTGAAGAGAACACGGACAAGCAACGACTCCAATCCATTCGCAACCGGATCGAGTCGATCGAGTCTGACCTTCGTGACTCCGATCAGGGGCGTACCGGAACGATAGATATTCAATATAAATTGATTACTGAAGACATCCAGCTGAGCGGAAGCATCGATCTACTCGGTGATGACGCCGTTCCCCGAATTACCTCTGGAGCGGGAATGGAGCAAGAGAACTGGTGGATCAAGGAGAACCATATCAACGAGAATTTGGATTTTGCGAAAGGTGTCGTTCGAAAACGAGGGTTGGGGAAAGCGATCTATTATAAATCGTATGCTGAAGATAATTCGATCTCCTCATACATTGACCTTCCGAGCAAAGGTAAGGTCGCTGTCATCGCCGGGCTAGGAGGGGGGACGGGATCGGGTATTCTCATCGACTTGGCACGGCACCTCCAACAGCGACAACGCACCGCCGAAATCACGCTGTTTGGCGTCATGCCGAACCATACTGAAGGAATCAAAGAGAACACGAATGCGTTCGCTGCACTCTCCGAACTCGAATATATCAGTCTAAATGACAAGAACATATTTAAGGATATTGTCTTGTTGCCGATCGATCCGACCGATTTCGACGGGAAAACCGGCAACCGAATTCAAACCGGGCAGTACTTGCGCGAATTCGACGAGGCAGCCATTTATCTCATCGCGGCGTATTACAACACTGAGGGCCTCGAAGATCCGTTTGCTGGGACGCCGAAATATGCGCCCTTTACCATCGGTATTCCGCAAGTACTTCGATACAACGTTGAAGCCATCAACGAAGCCCGAGATGCAATCCGTGCAATACTCACAGACAAAGAGGAGGCTCTTAGTGTTGAAGAAGAAATATATTCTGAGGTCGAACGCTTCTTAACAAAACATTATGACGTCGAGGATGTCGAACCAGGCCTTCGTGATCTCGATGTCGCAAATCTAACAGAACGTATAGAAGAGGTAGAGAATTTCCTTGAGTTTGACTTATTCAATGAACTTAATTACCATTCTTTGGATGTATTCAGAGATATCCTCAAAGATGCTCGGTCGGAAGGGGAAGATATAATCGAACAGATCGAACTCGTCTCTGCGTCCCTTCGAGCGGTTGATGCAACGGGCCAGGAATCTGCTTCTTTTGTCGATAATATTGACGAGAACCTGGCCCAGATCTTGGAACGTGATCTCCGACTCGTTGCCCAGCGGAAAAACCTCTTGGAGCAGCGCAAAGTAATCGAGGACAATCGGATCCGGGATGCGATTGAGTACTTGATAAAATCGGGGAATACGAACGCGACGCCCGGCGTGAAATTGCAGCGTATCGAGGCCCAACTCGAGGACTTATCCGATCAACGCGAACGGCTTGAGGATGAACTCGAGAGTGTCGAATCTGAACTCGAAGCCGCACGGAGCGAGCAATCGGATGAAGTCGAGCGATTGACTTCGGAGTGGTTCCGGGCAAGCCAGGAACATATCGAGAAGCTCCAGGCGATCGATATTGACGAACTGCAACGTGAACTGAATACACTTGCGGGTGAACTTGACTCGTATGTTCAATACATCATCAATGCTGAGAGTCCGGACGAGGTAGAGACGGCCGATTCGACGCCGATTTCCTCGACCTTGGATTCGATTCAGGATACGTTGACCAGTGTGGGTATCCAATTCCAGTCGCAACGCCAGGACATAGAGGGGTCGTTATCTCAGCTCAAAAAGGCGAGAATCGCCTTCCTCAAACTCAACCAGGAGGAGGGAACGTTCGAGCGGCTGACTCCGTGGCAGAGTTCCACGGAAGAGGACAAACAGCAGGCTCACAAGGACTATCAGATGCAGAAAAACAAACTAGCGAACAACGGGATCATCGAGATAGGGCCACCCGGTGGCCAATTCACTGCAGATATTTTGTACGACTCCACACAGGTCATCGACGATGTCCATGAAAAACGTGAGCAACTTCAGGAGAACATTGTGGACGAACTCCGAACCCGGGTTGATTCGCTTTCTGAAGAATACCCGCGTTCGCTTCAGTCGTTATTGACCGAAGCCAAGCCGAGCCAGGATCAACTACGGGAGACTGTCCGGAACGCCTTTTGGGATGAAATCGGCGAAACGGAGGACATCGAGGCTGAGAAGGAGGAGATCGAGACGAAGCTCGACACGGTCAAGGAACAAATCGACAAGTTCGATCCAACGATTTCGTTGTTCCAAAATCTCAACAATCGCCGCGATACGTGGACCGAACGGACGGCCGCCTTCCGGAGCAAGTGGGAGGAATATGAAGACAAATCCGAGCAATCTGTCTCGACCCAGGATGAGGACTACGTCTACGTCAAAAACGTCCAGCCCGAGGATGTGTTCCGCGCAACAGGCAACGAAACCATCGCTGATAGCGACTTCTTCAATAGCCGGGAGGAGAATCAGCGCGTTCGAAATAATCTGGAAGAGCTCTCTAAGAACGCTCGAAATCAGCAATATACCGGACTACGCCGACGCAAATTATCCAAGGGCCGGACACGATACGACGAGTTGAAAGTCCGGCTTGCAGTCTTGAGTGATGCGGTTGGATATATCGACAACGACGCTATCGATTTCGAGGAAACGTTCAGCGGGGCATTTGATCTCGGGGGGAGTGGAAAACGGACTGAGAGTCCCTATACTAGCTGGGCAGCAGAGTTAGGTGGTCCATGGGATATTGGTCTTACTGTCTTCATTGATGGTGTGTTTCTGGATAATATCAGGAAAGTTGTGCAGGCTGATGGCTATCATAACGGTTACCGTAACCGGGAATCGGAGATCGGGGACGATATTCTCGTCCACCACAGCTATGGATTGGAAGACGGCTATTTCGTTCGTCGGAATGGTCTATTGAATATGGAATACGATGACGATGTCGACTTTTACCTCCGTGATGAGTCTGCTATCGTTGACGACCTACTTACTGACTATTACGACCAAATTGATCACACTTCGACTACCGATTCAATCGAGGATTAAGGTGATATCATGGCAAATAATATCATTAACTACGTACGGAAAAGCCGGGAGAAGTTACTACTGCTGGGATATTTCATATTGATACTTGTGCTATCATGGCCCGTCTCCCAAATGCTGGGTAATGGGTGGTGGAACTCAAACATCGTTCGTTCCATTTTCGACCTACGTCTTCTTTTTGGGGTTGAATTAGAACCAATAAGCGTTGCAATATTTGGGGTCTTCGTTGGTCTCTTGATCCTCATGACGATCGATCCGAAGAAACGAATTCAGGCTGTGCTCCTCTGGATCGGCCTAGCGATTGCGTTGCTTGGTCTCCAAGCTCGGGGCCTGTTCCTTCCGAATGTGAGCTTCGTTGCAAGCTTTCCGTGGCTTCTCGGCGGTACCGCTGCCGGATTGATTCTCGGTGGTGGCCGTGATCTGTTTAAAGTGCACACGGCTCAGGCGTTTGAATTTCGGCGTGCTTCCCAAATGCTGTTCTATTTATTGGCTGCGTTTACTATTGTAAGCCTGCTTGAGTTACACGTACAGTATCCGGAGATACTCAATGTAACCAGTGAAACGGTTGAGTTACAACAGATTCAGTCACCGACTATCGGGCTTAACGACGACAGCCTTGTTAGTAACTTGGCGTTTAGTGGGTTATTCCTCGTTGTTGTGAAGCGGTTCGTTCAGTATGATGCTGAAAAGAATTTCTTCATCCTAGGGCCGCGAGCCTCGGGGAAGAGTCTTTTTCTCATCGGGGCATATCTTGAGGCGCTTGAGTGGTCTTCCCAGGACAACAGTGACACCCCATTAAAACCAACGGAAGATCTGATGTCGATGATTGAAGCGTTGGATCAAAACAACTCCGAATGGATTGTCGAAGCGACTGGGCGGGGTGAATTGAAAGAACTCGGCTTCCAATACGTTCATGGTTCTGTATTTCCGACCAACGTAAGCCTTTCTGGAGTAGATTACGCGGGAGAGTATTTATCACGATTGCCGGACGCGATTACTGGCGCGGTTTCAGAAGAAGACCTCGACACAACTACTCAGCGTCTCAGAGATGGGGTAGATGAAGCTGACACGCTAATGTTTGTCGTCGATGTCGAACGATTCGTCGATAATCAGCCCCTCGAAATATCCGAGTATTTCAGCATCTTGCAAGCGACCAATGGAAAGGACGTGATGATTATCGCAACGAAGGCAGATCATCTGGCGGAAGAGTTCGAGCAGGAGCAGGGACTCGAACCGCACCTTTACTTTGATGAATTCAAGCAGTACGTGAACACCCGTCTCAGGGAAAGTGAAAACGTAAACAGTCTCATCACTGAGACATCCGGTGCCGAAATACATCCGGTGTATTACCAGACAACGATTGACGACAATGGCAACCGTGTTCCAATGCGGGACAGCAGTGGATCAGTAACTACTGTTGGATTCAACGAGCTCCTTGAAGAGGTCGGGAGGCGTGCGTAATATGGATGAGATAGAGATATACGATTCACAGGGTCAGCCGGTCGATGATTCGACTCGCACTCAGAACGAAAAGATTCAGGACTTCTTCTTTGCTGGTGTTCGCCTAGCAATAGAAGGACGAGGACCGTCAACATCACTCACGGTCTTTTTCAGGGCTCGTGAGTCAGAAGCGAGCCGCTCAGAGCAGTACTATGCAGTGTATCGAACAAGTTCACAGGGCGATCTCATGCAGGGCTTTCGGGACCTGTTCAAGCAGCGGATCGAGCAGGAGCTTGGCATGGATGTTGTCACAACTACTGAAGACACGAAAGTATTCGAGACGATCCTCAATGATTCACCTCCCGAAATCCCCGGAGACTCCCGTGATATCAAAGATATTGACCAAATACTGAATCAAGGCGAAGAATCTGCCCATCTCGGTGTGCGAACGTATCCGCAGGCGGTTGGACTTCTCAATGAGCTACTCAGATCGTCCAGTGCGAACAAAGTAGCCATCTCCGAGAACAGAAATACACCACACCTAGAAGAGTATGATATTATAGTGGAAAAAGGGGACTACGCGGGAATAACATTCCTCGATGACACAAAGCAGGCGATCGAAGATCTGCGCGAACGAAGACGGAAACGACTCCAATCCACGGGCCCGTACAGCGGCCCCTCTGGGTTGAAACAGTACTTGCCCGGATTCCTTCAAGAGTACTACCTCGCATTCTTATCAGTATCAGCACTGCTCATCATTGGTGTCATCATCGCCGGGACGCTGCTTGGCTCCTGTCACCTCTTGGGAGGGGCCTTCCCCGTCGTGGACAATCCGGTGTGTCCAGCTGACGCCGATGGTGATGCGACTCCTCTCTACGCGACCAACATCTCCAATACTGGTAGCTC contains:
- the idsA3 gene encoding geranylfarnesyl diphosphate synthase, coding for MTDTVDSQAVMEAIEWRRGQVNDAIPENLPVVEPKKLYEASRYLLDAGGKRLRPTILLLVAESIADVLPRSEPYREFPAAEGPIDMMSAAVSIEIIQSFTLIHDDIMDDDDMRRGVPAVHREFDLSTAILAGDTLYAKAFENMLETGSTGDRSVRALSELATTCTQICEGQSMDIEFETDETVTTEDYLEMVELKTAVLYAAAASIPPILMGEDDYVDPLYQYGLNIGRGFQIQDDLLDLTTPSEKLGKQRGSDLVENKRTIITVHARNQGVDVENLVPTDDVDAVDEATIDEAVAELEEAGSIDFARETAEGLIRDGKRNLEVLPDNESRDLLEGIADFLIEREY
- a CDS encoding tubulin-like doman-containing protein, with amino-acid sequence MNLPDRIFAVGGAGKEITLRLLEANWVLEDILKPRPNPHSVTVTVIDTAEGEENTDKQRLQSIRNRIESIESDLRDSDQGRTGTIDIQYKLITEDIQLSGSIDLLGDDAVPRITSGAGMEQENWWIKENHINENLDFAKGVVRKRGLGKAIYYKSYAEDNSISSYIDLPSKGKVAVIAGLGGGTGSGILIDLARHLQQRQRTAEITLFGVMPNHTEGIKENTNAFAALSELEYISLNDKNIFKDIVLLPIDPTDFDGKTGNRIQTGQYLREFDEAAIYLIAAYYNTEGLEDPFAGTPKYAPFTIGIPQVLRYNVEAINEARDAIRAILTDKEEALSVEEEIYSEVERFLTKHYDVEDVEPGLRDLDVANLTERIEEVENFLEFDLFNELNYHSLDVFRDILKDARSEGEDIIEQIELVSASLRAVDATGQESASFVDNIDENLAQILERDLRLVAQRKNLLEQRKVIEDNRIRDAIEYLIKSGNTNATPGVKLQRIEAQLEDLSDQRERLEDELESVESELEAARSEQSDEVERLTSEWFRASQEHIEKLQAIDIDELQRELNTLAGELDSYVQYIINAESPDEVETADSTPISSTLDSIQDTLTSVGIQFQSQRQDIEGSLSQLKKARIAFLKLNQEEGTFERLTPWQSSTEEDKQQAHKDYQMQKNKLANNGIIEIGPPGGQFTADILYDSTQVIDDVHEKREQLQENIVDELRTRVDSLSEEYPRSLQSLLTEAKPSQDQLRETVRNAFWDEIGETEDIEAEKEEIETKLDTVKEQIDKFDPTISLFQNLNNRRDTWTERTAAFRSKWEEYEDKSEQSVSTQDEDYVYVKNVQPEDVFRATGNETIADSDFFNSREENQRVRNNLEELSKNARNQQYTGLRRRKLSKGRTRYDELKVRLAVLSDAVGYIDNDAIDFEETFSGAFDLGGSGKRTESPYTSWAAELGGPWDIGLTVFIDGVFLDNIRKVVQADGYHNGYRNRESEIGDDILVHHSYGLEDGYFVRRNGLLNMEYDDDVDFYLRDESAIVDDLLTDYYDQIDHTSTTDSIED
- a CDS encoding RNase J family beta-CASP ribonuclease, translated to MEIEIATIGGYEEVGRQMTAVRAGDDVVIFDMGLNLSKVLIHDNVETERMHSLDLIDMGAIPDDRVMSEIEGDVKAIVPTHGHLDHIGAISKLAHRYDAPIMATPFTIELVKQQIQGEEKFGVENDLVKMDAGATTSIGDDGVELEFVNVTHSIIDAINPVLHTPEGAIVYGLDKRMDHDPVVGDPIDMDRFREIGEEGVLCYIEDCTNAGKKGRTPSESVARKHLKDVMYSMEDYDGGIVATTFSSHIARVKSLVEFADDIGRQPVLLGRSMEKYSGTAERLDFVEFPEDLGMYGHRKSVDRTFKRIMSEGKENFLPIVTGHQGEPRAMLTRMGRGDTPYELEEGDKVIFSARVIPEPTNEGQRYQSETLLKMQGARIYDEVHVSGHLNREGHYEMLNTLEPEHIIPAHQSMGGFAPYVELAESEGYELGEDLHVTRNGNVITLVE
- a CDS encoding serine/threonine protein kinase, whose protein sequence is MSPRAGNNQTVDVLLSDIRNNTAAKDGIDASTDLLDFAQSNPQTIVKNAGPILSLIDDGDFETSSGIIWSNVLDALYVGIEQEGPSGIPARRLVRVCCHSLNGPHDEKLLDILGTILEQADHESEVRDQTIATLEDCLDIEYSLDGSTGDYVCKLFRMTDSSIQSFAGTNSRDDVYNIAVSIMVVGKLSSQSVTRRIEPASSSPDTVPGIAGILEVVSGDEIDQEATADIRADLEAEFVEHISGNQILEEIFGSGETQQSQTKIEAQTGGMTESTSDSQTERSSTHLSDDHFTGGSPSNIPDRLSNEIDPIQEISNTVSERGVVWHYTATLASTRTSADHRHMVSTLNPEYVDDDDLIEAFSEGATRWAGISQNPQISTVFDWDETPRPWIIYEGGTSGLEDHIDDLPEADKIQVLTSIFEGLYTGSLYNIPHASLSPDTIVLNDVNQSLEPLLTDWGLTPQIRNLTESEFISQYTAPEQLNGNMSETTVVYRAGMLAFRILTGRHPFENTNNLRAKIRNSEIPDPSAVAAVPNSLDPVIRTAVAADPTERYQSVSDLRRNIIGTY
- a CDS encoding isopentenyl phosphate kinase; translation: MTTILKLGGSVITEKDTPETVDSEALAAAAEAIGTADVEDLVVVHGGGSFGHHHAEAHGVTATQGSQDATGVYAIHDAMGRLDDHVIEALQGAGVPAVPVHPFSVASRDADGETTLPTDTIERLRAEGFVPVLFGDVVVQAGAGATILSGDEIVVLLARSLAADRIGLCSGVPGVLDESGAVIDRIADFSAVAEALGGSEATDVTGGMAGKVRALLEVGTPASIFGPGDLSAFLAGENPGTLIE